The genomic DNA AGCAGGCTCATCGCGGTTCTCCAAGCGGTTGGCCGCTTCGAGAAACGCTTCCTGTAAGACGTCGGAAGAATCAACTCGGGCCTGAATGGTTGGAACAAGTCGGCGCGACACTTGTGCGCGCAATCGACTTCGACCGAACGAGAACTTGTCGGCGAGTACCTCTAGCCACGACAACTGGTTCGGCTGCAAATCAGAACCGGCAATCGATTGCCTGCTGGCCATGTCGCCGCCACTCGAATCGAAACGGTCAAGGTAGCTCTGTCGCCCGTAACTGCCTATGCCATTCGATTGTACCCAGTGGATCGCCGCGTTGCCAAACTTTCCAGAAAGGTTGGGGCAACGGTTTCCTGGACGGTATTGCGGCCGCGCTCAACTCGTGGCAAGTGCAGAATCTGTTCCTGAAGGTCGGGGGCGAGGTTCAAGAGCGCCATGATCTGCGTCATGCGAGCGGTGGTGAGGTGGCCGCAGCGGGCTAGTTCCGACTGGTCCGCCACGACGCCGTCACGGATCAATTTCTCGCAACGGATCGGTGCGACAGCAAGGACGAGGCTGAGCATCATCAATACGAAGATACCCAATGGCCCTCCTACGACGGACTTAAGTCCTCGGCGAACTATCCAAGAGGTAAGGAGTTGAAGGTGTTCAGTCGCTCGTCGCATTGACCAGCCCCAAAATCCTGGGCCACCGGTTACGAAGGTAACGGTGGGGTAAGACCGCTGTGCTTCTGGAGCGGAGGGATTGGCGGAGGCGCAGCCGGACGATACGAATTGGACGCCGCTGGGCGTGTTCGCCGTTTGCGATGGCGAGGCGACGACCTCGGACGACATTTTCCAACTCGCGGTCAGTCCGGACGGCGTGATTCGTGGCAATTACCACAATCAACGCAATGACGATGTGGAGACAATCACCGGCTCGGTGGATAAATCCACGCAACGCGCCGCCTGGACGATCGGCGATGATCAAACGCCCGTCTACGAAGCTGGACTGGTGAATCTGACCAAAGACGCTACGCCCGCATTGGTTCACAACGGCGACGGGCAGACCAATCAGATCACGCTCGTTCGACTGCAAGAGCCAGAGGACACGCAACGCGTGGGAACACAGCCTTGAGCGTGAGCGCTAACATGTGGTCATCGCCGCGCGGCGGTAGGCGTGGGTGCGACGGCGGCGGGCGGTGGCGGCTTATAGTCCTTGGTCTCGCAAGGCATGGATGTGCTGCGAGTGCGATTGTGCCCAGAGGTCAGGCAGGAGCGGGCGGATGGCGGCAGTGTCCGTGGGAGGATCGCCGGCAATTGGCGGTGGATGTTGGTGAGGTAGGCCGTCGTGTCGAGGTGGTAGAGCCGCGCGCCTTGCCCGACTGAATACATCGTGGCTGCCATGCAGGCTGTCCCCCAGTGGGCAGTTCTTGAGTCTCTCGGACGCTATACCGAGTCCACATGGAACAGGGAAGTCGACCTCATGTTCTCCGCTCGCAACAGATTCCGGGTGCTGGTCGGCATGTCGCCGTCTACCTGGACGATCAAATCAATCTGGAAGTGGGCGTCGAGTTAGATGCTCCGATCGCCGGATTGGGCGAGGTGGTCGGCTCCGCCACTCCGTCCGGGCTCGTCGCCACGACGACGCATTTTGGGCCTTACGGATTATTGCACGCGGCACACGAGGCGATTCGCCGATACTGTGCGCAACACGGGCACACGCTTGCCGGCCCGAGTTGGGAGATTTACGGACACTGGAAAGACGAATGGAACAGCGACCCCAGCAAAATCTGTACTGAGATTTACTATTTGCTGGTCGGGGACGGTAGTGCGGGTTGTTAAGTGGGCGCTGTGTTGGGTATCTACGTGCGCACGCAAAAGGATTCATGGAGCCGGAAGCGTTATCGCCCGGAGGATTCGACGTTTTTCGCGATTGAACCGCCTACTTCATACTGCGCGTTTACTTAGACAACAACGAACGGCGATAAACCCATGATCAGGTTACCCGGCATGTCCTCGCCGCCTACATAGGCAGAGCGACGCAAGGGACATGAGGGCGATGGCGACGGAATCTGGCTCTGGCACGATCGCTCCTCGCGCCACGTCGTCGAAGAATGCGTTCGGAATAAAATTGTCCGATGGATCATCATCCACAATTACGGAAGTGATGCCCAACGTAGAAGTGAAGCCGTAATATTGATTTGCTCCGCTTTGCTCGAAGGGAAATGTTTTTCGCGCACCCCCTACTTCCTCGACCGTGATCAGCCATTTCAGCGTCGGGAATCTCACCTGCGTGAACAGAAAGAATCCGATTGCGTCCGTGGAGCGACCGCCAAACGTGAGCGTGTTTACATCGAGGCCGTCATTGCCAGTGGAAAACACGTTGGGCAGCGATGGCGGCCCCAGGCTCCCGACATCGTGAGTGGTCCAGGCCGAGTCCGGGTTGCTACTGCGAAAGGCAATGCCATCGAGCACAACTCGTCCGCGCCCCAACTCCTCGAAATCGCCATACTGATCGAAAGTGAGCGTCGTTTCGATCGCGCTTGCGCTGCTGAGTTCCTCGGGAGAAGGATGGAAGATGACGGCCGCCCCGGTGACCTTGGCGGACAGCATCGATGCAACAAAAACAGCCAAGCATTTTCCAAGTTTGAGCATCGTTGTCGTACTCTGGTGCTGCAAGACATGGGATAAAACGGCAATAGGCCGAGTTTGCTTACATGGCGACGCCATGTCAATTGTCGGCGGGGCATGAAATTTAGACGAGCAACCTGAACGAGGGGTCGCGCCTTTGGTCTGAGTTCGTGCGTCGTGGAATGGACGCCGGAGGATATCACACAAATTCGTCGCGACGCTTTATGTGGGGCAATTGTCGACCTTGCCCAGCCGCCCGCACCATTGGCGAGCCACGCCCACCGACTTCGCACCCTTCTTGGCAAACCCCGACGGATCAAACACGATCACGCCGTCGTCTTCGCCCAACTCCCGGCCGACTTGCCGCGGCAGCTCAGTCAGCAGCGGTGCGTGGTCCCACTCCGCGCAGCCCATGAAGTGCTGCAAGCTGCGCCGATCCTGCTCGTGTCGATACGCGATCGACTCCACGTTCTTGCGCTCCAAATCCGACATCAGACCGCTCAAGTATTCCAGCGCGTGCTGCCGCTGCGCAGGCTGCCCGAGCTGTTCCGCAAACGGCTCGACGAACTTCGCCAAACGCTCCGCCACGCCGGTAAACACCTGCGGCGCCACCGCGGACTTGGCCAATATCGCCTCCTTCCGCAACTCCAATCTTCGTTCCATGACCGCCCCCTCCTGAACGGGTCTTTGTTCAGAAAGCTCCATACCAATAGCACTTAAATCCCGCTACGCGGGTTTGGACAGTAGAAGTAGGGATGGAGCATGGGAAACGTCCCTTCACACGATAGTTGTCCCTGAGCAGGACGTTTGTCGTGCGAGTGACGGCGATTGGGCGTTGGGCGCAAATGGTGTTAACAGCGACGTTGCCGTCCGCGCTTGGACGGGTCTGCAATTCGAGGTATTGCTCGACACCCATGAGAAGCCGCTTGGTCCGGCCTGTCAGATGCTCTGAATGGAGCAGCAACCGCTGCAGTTGGTGAAAGAATCGCGTTGGCCGAATCCCGCCATTGAGCGAAATGTCCAGCGGATCGAATGCGAATACGAATGCGCCGGGACCAGGATTTGCGATTGAGCTGAAGTTCTGATCAGCTTAGATTGCATTGGTTGTTTGCCACTTTCATACATCAGATCCGATCAGCGTCCGGATTCGCAACGTCAGAAGGACACTGACTGAATCAATTCCAACGCCATCAACCACATGACCGCCGACAAACCCCATTTCGCCAAGCCGCGCATCGTCTTCCTCTTCTTGCTGGCGATCGCCACGTCGGTGCTGTTTTACTGGGTCATTGAAGGCTTTGTCCTGGCCATTTTCCTCGCTGCGATTATCGCCAGCTTGTTGCAGCCGATCCACCGGCGGGTCTTGAAATGGACCAGCGGGCGTAGATCCCTTGCTTCGGCGCTGACGGTCTTGCTCAGTCTCGTGGTGGTTATCGTTCCGTTGTTGTCGTTGCTCAGTATTGTCAGTCGCCAGGCGGTCCAAATCAGTGAGTCCGCCAATGATTGGCTGGCCGAGCAGCGCCAAAACCCGGAGGCCCTACGCGAGCGTATCGCCGAGCAACCGCAGCTCAAGCGATTGCTGCCCTACCATGACCAAATCGTCGAGAAGGCGAGCGAGTTTGCGGCCAAGGTGGGCGGCTGGCTTGCCGCCGGGCTGGCGGCGGGCGTGAAAGGGACCGCGTCGTTCTTCCTGTCGCTCTTCGTGATGCTCTATGCCACGTTCTACTTCCTCGTCGACGGCAAGTCGATCCTTGATGCGGCGCTGCACTATACGCCGCTCTCGAGCAATGACCGCTCCCGCCTGCTTGGCACCTTCGTCTCAGTTTCTCGAGCGACTCTGAAGGGCAAACTGATTATCGGCATCGTACAGGGCGGGCTGGCGGGGCTCGCCTTCTGGGTCGCGGGCATTCAGGGAGCTCTCTTCTGGAGCGTGGTAATGGCAGTGCTGTCCACCATCCCGACGGTCGGCACGGCGTTGGTCTGGGTTCCCGCCGTGTGTTTTCTTGCCCTGAGTGGACAGACCGGCGCGGCGATTGGAGTCGGCGCGTGGTGCGCGATTGCCGTCGGCACCATCGACAACGTCTTGGCCCCCAAGCTCATCGGCAAAGATACCGAGATGCCCGACCTCTTGGTATTGTTGACCACCCTCGGCGGATTGGCGGCGTTCGGCGCCGCGGGCGTCCTCATCGGGCCGATCATTGGCGCCTTGTTCATTGCCACCTGGCAGCTTTGGGGCGGCGCCGTCGACGAAGCTCGCGGAGACAGCCAAGCCGTTTCTCAGACGAGCGAGTCAACCTAATTTCGAGCTATTCTGGCAATGGGCTGAGTCGACTATCTGACGGTCGCTTCGCGACGATTCAGACGCATCAGCCAAATCGAAGTAGGCCGGGACGCATTCATGGCGAACGAGCCGCCAATTGCCGAAGGTGAGCAGCAAGACTTCTCCCTTGTGCTGGGCGATCCGCACTATCAATTGCTATTGCGCGCGAGCTTGGTGCGGCCGCCCCGTCGAATTGCTCCACCGCCGAGTTTTGGCGTGCGTCCTCATCACATGGCTTCCGTTTGCCGCTCTGTCGGTCATCGGCGGAACCTTCCTGAGCGGCCGAGTTCCACTCTTGTACGATATCGACGTTCAGACGTGATTCCTGCTGGCGCTGCCGCTGTTGATTGGGGCGGAATTGATCATCCATCGCCGCATTCACATCGTGGTCCAATAGTCTACCGACCGGCAACTGATCGCGTCCGAAAACG from Planctomycetia bacterium includes the following:
- a CDS encoding GyrI-like domain-containing protein; the protein is MEQGSRPHVLRSQQIPGAGRHVAVYLDDQINLEVGVELDAPIAGLGEVVGSATPSGLVATTTHFGPYGLLHAAHEAIRRYCAQHGHTLAGPSWEIYGHWKDEWNSDPSKICTEIYYLLVGDGSAGC
- a CDS encoding transposase, which produces MERRLELRKEAILAKSAVAPQVFTGVAERLAKFVEPFAEQLGQPAQRQHALEYLSGLMSDLERKNVESIAYRHEQDRRSLQHFMGCAEWDHAPLLTELPRQVGRELGEDDGVIVFDPSGFAKKGAKSVGVARQWCGRLGKVDNCPT
- a CDS encoding AI-2E family transporter, which encodes MTADKPHFAKPRIVFLFLLAIATSVLFYWVIEGFVLAIFLAAIIASLLQPIHRRVLKWTSGRRSLASALTVLLSLVVVIVPLLSLLSIVSRQAVQISESANDWLAEQRQNPEALRERIAEQPQLKRLLPYHDQIVEKASEFAAKVGGWLAAGLAAGVKGTASFFLSLFVMLYATFYFLVDGKSILDAALHYTPLSSNDRSRLLGTFVSVSRATLKGKLIIGIVQGGLAGLAFWVAGIQGALFWSVVMAVLSTIPTVGTALVWVPAVCFLALSGQTGAAIGVGAWCAIAVGTIDNVLAPKLIGKDTEMPDLLVLLTTLGGLAAFGAAGVLIGPIIGALFIATWQLWGGAVDEARGDSQAVSQTSEST